Proteins encoded together in one Balearica regulorum gibbericeps isolate bBalReg1 chromosome 3, bBalReg1.pri, whole genome shotgun sequence window:
- the TSTD1 gene encoding thiosulfate:glutathione sulfurtransferase isoform X2 codes for MGAGAWGWWRAARALRAASGGWCRAAAPGPGAVGAASRSLCAGEVPGLSYQELKDLKKTNVLHIDVRERWEIDRFGKIPASINIPLGELVEALQMDPTEFKKQYSQKMPSKSDPVVFSCLAGTRSKQALGFATSLGFSRVQQYAGGFEDWVKHEPPEKK; via the exons ATGGGGGCTGGGGCCTGGGGCTGGTGGCGGGCGGCGCGGGCCCTACGAGCGGCGAGCGGCGGCTGGTGCCGGGCGGCAGCGCCCG GTCCCGGGGCGGTGGGTGCCGCCAGCCGCAGCCTCTGCGCCGGCGAGGTGCCTGGCCTTTCCTACCAAGAGCTTAAAGACTTGAAGAAAACCAACGTCCTCCACATAGACGTGCGGGAGAGGTGGGAGATCGACAGATTTGGAAAAATCCCAGCGTCCATCAACATACCGT TGGGTGAATTAGTGGAAGCACTACAGATGGATCCAACAGAGTTCAAGAAGCAATACAGTCAAAAGATGCCATCCAAGTCAGACCCTGTGGTTTTCTCCTGTTTGGCAGGAACAAGAAGTAAACAAGCACTTGGTTTTGCCACGTCCTTGGGTTTCAGCAG AGTTCAGCAATATGCTGGTGGCTTTGAGGATTGGGTAAAACATGAACCTccagagaaaaaatga
- the TSTD1 gene encoding thiosulfate:glutathione sulfurtransferase isoform X1 — MLNVLRGDRLPRVAGGAGPCSGLIGCASSSGPGAVGAASRSLCAGEVPGLSYQELKDLKKTNVLHIDVRERWEIDRFGKIPASINIPLGELVEALQMDPTEFKKQYSQKMPSKSDPVVFSCLAGTRSKQALGFATSLGFSRVQQYAGGFEDWVKHEPPEKK, encoded by the exons ATGTTAAATGTTCTTAGGGGAGATAGGCTTCCCCGAGtggccgggggagcggggccctGCTCCGGGCTCATAGGCTGCGCGTCTTCGTCAGGTCCCGGGGCGGTGGGTGCCGCCAGCCGCAGCCTCTGCGCCGGCGAGGTGCCTGGCCTTTCCTACCAAGAGCTTAAAGACTTGAAGAAAACCAACGTCCTCCACATAGACGTGCGGGAGAGGTGGGAGATCGACAGATTTGGAAAAATCCCAGCGTCCATCAACATACCGT TGGGTGAATTAGTGGAAGCACTACAGATGGATCCAACAGAGTTCAAGAAGCAATACAGTCAAAAGATGCCATCCAAGTCAGACCCTGTGGTTTTCTCCTGTTTGGCAGGAACAAGAAGTAAACAAGCACTTGGTTTTGCCACGTCCTTGGGTTTCAGCAG AGTTCAGCAATATGCTGGTGGCTTTGAGGATTGGGTAAAACATGAACCTccagagaaaaaatga